In Alteromonas naphthalenivorans, one DNA window encodes the following:
- a CDS encoding acyl-CoA thioesterase, whose amino-acid sequence MRFLSRRLVMPNDLNYANSLFGGRALEWIDEEAAIWAICQLETNCLVTKHIGEISFESPALQGDIVEFGLETKAVGRTSITVSCLVRNKATKKTICFADDIVFVKVDPESRQPAAHGKTLEALVSQTNEEVRKLNLELEEQK is encoded by the coding sequence ATGCGCTTTCTTTCTCGGCGTCTAGTGATGCCAAACGACTTAAATTATGCCAACTCTTTATTTGGTGGCCGTGCGCTTGAGTGGATTGATGAAGAGGCTGCTATTTGGGCAATTTGTCAATTAGAAACCAATTGTTTGGTCACCAAACATATAGGGGAAATTAGTTTTGAGTCGCCTGCACTGCAAGGGGATATTGTTGAGTTTGGTCTTGAAACCAAGGCGGTTGGTAGAACGTCGATTACCGTAAGTTGTTTAGTGCGCAATAAAGCCACTAAAAAGACGATTTGTTTTGCTGACGACATCGTCTTCGTTAAAGTTGATCCAGAATCACGCCAACCTGCAGCGCATGGTAAAACACTTGAAGCGTTAGTGTCTCAAACTAACGAAGAAGTACGAAAGCTCAATCTAGAATTAGAAGAACAAAAATAA
- a CDS encoding tetratricopeptide repeat protein, producing MMKNKFKMSAFALVLGAGAVFTAPAALAQSSPVMCPGYEKPKTTLVGERTGKKVQKAFEFYNEDQVDEALNILYEIDPSEDFDAAYVNRFIGNLLAAQEGKGSKALGYLNQSVEPKVLNDLEHSQTLKLLGDLNMQENKYTDAIKWYNAWMDFTCKEDADVYTRLAQAYYEAGQLDKMIEPADRAIALYDKPNKNPYVLKLTSYYERKMFPQTVAVAEELVRNFPEEPRWWTQLGFFYLSVEDFEKGLSTFEMAYIQGYLKKVNEIKTLSQLFQTNGMPFKAAQILEKHVKSGLLDEDADMLASIANAYHQAKNYDKAASLYAKAAAKSSDPEHYRKQGTLLLVAEDYKGAIKALNNALERGVENPGKVHFTLMEANFYAGDFREAYKHIQEAKKDRSLRRNAAAWEPYIKEKAKNRGINI from the coding sequence ATGATGAAAAATAAATTCAAAATGTCTGCATTTGCTTTAGTGCTTGGTGCCGGTGCAGTATTTACTGCGCCAGCGGCACTAGCACAGTCTTCACCTGTAATGTGTCCTGGTTACGAAAAGCCAAAAACAACCTTAGTAGGCGAGCGTACAGGTAAAAAAGTTCAAAAAGCGTTTGAATTTTACAACGAAGATCAAGTTGATGAAGCGTTAAACATTCTATATGAAATTGACCCTTCTGAAGACTTCGATGCGGCGTATGTAAATCGCTTTATTGGTAACTTATTAGCTGCACAAGAAGGTAAAGGCTCTAAAGCACTTGGTTATTTGAACCAGTCTGTAGAACCGAAAGTATTGAATGATCTCGAGCATTCTCAAACACTTAAGTTATTAGGTGATTTGAACATGCAAGAGAACAAATATACTGATGCGATTAAATGGTATAACGCGTGGATGGACTTTACGTGTAAAGAAGATGCGGACGTTTATACCCGTTTAGCGCAAGCTTATTATGAAGCAGGCCAATTGGATAAGATGATTGAGCCAGCTGACAGAGCAATTGCTTTGTATGATAAGCCAAATAAAAACCCTTATGTGTTAAAGCTAACGTCATATTACGAACGTAAGATGTTTCCTCAAACAGTGGCAGTTGCAGAAGAACTTGTTCGCAACTTCCCTGAGGAGCCGCGTTGGTGGACTCAGCTTGGTTTCTTCTATCTTTCAGTAGAAGACTTCGAGAAAGGTTTGTCTACGTTCGAAATGGCTTACATTCAAGGTTACCTTAAGAAAGTAAATGAGATTAAAACGTTATCTCAGTTGTTCCAAACCAACGGCATGCCTTTTAAAGCTGCTCAAATTTTGGAAAAACACGTTAAATCTGGTTTACTTGATGAAGATGCCGATATGCTAGCGAGTATTGCTAACGCATATCACCAGGCGAAAAACTATGACAAAGCAGCTTCGCTTTACGCTAAGGCTGCCGCGAAAAGTTCAGATCCTGAGCATTACAGAAAGCAAGGTACCTTGTTGTTAGTTGCTGAAGATTACAAAGGCGCGATTAAAGCATTAAACAATGCATTAGAGCGCGGCGTTGAAAATCCTGGCAAAGTTCACTTCACCCTAATGGAAGCGAACTTCTACGCAGGCGACTTCAGAGAAGCTTATAAGCACATTCAAGAAGCGAAGAAAGATCGCTCACTACGTCGTAATGCGGCGGCTTGGGAGCCTTACATTAAAGAGAAGGCTAAGAACCGCGGTATTAACATTTAG
- the pnuC gene encoding nicotinamide riboside transporter PnuC, protein MSAFFTEFLSQIAATSKLEWLAVVLAIAYVLLAAKQNSWCWLCAFASTAIYTWLFWQVTLPFQSMLNFFYMIMAGYGYYQWSKGGDEGTEKPVRSWPLWIHLTIVPVLLCCAWGLSKLVTAQFNSDHLLLDASIQLLSIVTTFMVAHKVLQNWIYWFFINLASAFLYFQVGMALSACLFLGYVGFSIFGYLQWQAQWNRQDETGNYHSAFERST, encoded by the coding sequence ATGAGTGCATTTTTTACTGAGTTTTTGTCGCAGATAGCAGCTACATCAAAATTGGAATGGCTAGCAGTAGTGCTTGCCATTGCCTATGTGTTGCTTGCGGCTAAACAGAATAGCTGGTGTTGGCTTTGCGCCTTCGCCAGCACGGCTATTTATACCTGGCTGTTTTGGCAGGTGACGTTGCCGTTTCAGTCCATGCTGAATTTTTTCTATATGATAATGGCGGGCTATGGTTATTATCAGTGGTCAAAAGGGGGAGACGAGGGCACCGAGAAGCCGGTACGTTCATGGCCGCTGTGGATACATCTAACGATAGTCCCGGTGCTGTTATGCTGTGCGTGGGGATTGTCTAAATTAGTGACCGCCCAATTTAACAGTGATCATTTATTGCTAGATGCGAGTATCCAACTGTTAAGTATAGTTACCACTTTCATGGTGGCACACAAAGTTCTACAAAATTGGATTTACTGGTTTTTTATTAATTTGGCCTCCGCCTTTTTATATTTTCAAGTGGGGATGGCATTATCAGCATGCTTGTTCCTTGGATACGTAGGATTCTCGATTTTTGGGTATCTACAATGGCAAGCGCAGTGGAATAGGCAAGATGAAACCGGAAACTATCATTCCGCTTTTGAAAGAAGCACTTAA
- a CDS encoding TonB-dependent receptor, whose translation MQKPIFCLSLIAASLCANAQTSEQETQLEDVERIVVSGDFRETVLDQLSASATILGAKRLSSRQPTHIDSVLNSVPNVNFAAGASRGRFVQIRGIGERSQFVEPINPSVSFIVDEFDFSGLAAAGLIFDTQQLEVYRGPQATLFGSGALAGAVKLSSTPVGSEGADYVELRAGNKDSYRVEVATGDDINQDWGYRVALMHNRSDGFVENTVVDSDGTEQKRDDTNNLDETAARISIAGNIDERSTLALTYRWYDIDNGYDAFSLDNNNQTLSDEPGFDTHQTHAVSARSTTSTNGGDFILIATHASHNIGYGYDEDWTYEGFHPFGYTSFDAYFRDVDTQTAEVRFVSSDSAALFDGATAWTLGAFYKTSEEDLLRQYTYASGDFTSVYEPTTKAVYLQTESTLTNSLTLVAGLRVENYGFDYSDNNGLESSHDTTMTGGKVALQYTARNHFYYASISRGYKGAGYNPDERVSDDQRFFDEEYNWNYELGVKGPLLIPELTMRAALFYMDRDDTQVSNFDVQIREDGTPDFIDIIDNADIGTNKGAELELSWLVDANWTMNMSLGYLDATFEDYTLTDGTVIEEQRQAQAPKYTANLFSELSITDDVLWRIDIDFKDSYRFSDGHDVEAPSTTLVNSEIVWFSNDWQTSVWVKNAFDNEYYTRGFGGFSNDPRDEYAFAEPYYQLGNGRQFGVTVKYEF comes from the coding sequence ATGCAAAAACCAATATTTTGTCTTTCTTTAATTGCTGCATCGCTTTGTGCTAATGCGCAAACCTCTGAACAAGAAACACAACTTGAAGACGTTGAACGTATAGTCGTTAGCGGAGACTTTCGCGAAACCGTATTAGATCAGCTAAGTGCCAGTGCTACCATTTTGGGCGCTAAGCGCTTAAGCAGTCGCCAGCCTACCCATATTGATAGTGTGCTAAACAGTGTGCCAAACGTGAATTTCGCCGCAGGCGCCTCACGAGGCCGCTTTGTGCAAATACGAGGTATCGGTGAACGTAGTCAATTTGTAGAACCTATTAATCCTTCTGTTAGTTTCATCGTTGACGAATTTGATTTCTCTGGTCTTGCGGCAGCGGGGCTTATTTTTGATACGCAGCAACTAGAAGTGTACCGAGGCCCACAGGCCACCTTATTTGGTTCTGGCGCGTTAGCCGGTGCAGTAAAGCTGTCTAGCACGCCTGTAGGTTCAGAAGGCGCTGACTATGTTGAATTAAGAGCTGGTAACAAAGATAGTTATCGCGTGGAAGTTGCTACAGGTGATGATATTAACCAAGATTGGGGATATCGCGTTGCGCTAATGCACAACCGTAGTGATGGTTTTGTAGAAAATACCGTGGTTGATAGTGATGGCACCGAGCAAAAGCGTGATGATACTAATAATCTCGATGAAACCGCAGCGCGCATAAGTATTGCTGGGAATATTGACGAAAGAAGTACTTTGGCGCTGACATATCGTTGGTATGACATCGACAATGGGTACGATGCGTTCTCTCTAGACAATAATAATCAGACCTTATCTGATGAGCCTGGCTTTGACACCCATCAAACTCATGCGGTAAGTGCCAGATCTACTACCTCGACTAATGGCGGTGACTTTATTCTTATCGCCACTCATGCATCACACAATATCGGTTATGGATATGACGAAGATTGGACTTATGAAGGTTTTCACCCTTTCGGGTATACCTCATTCGACGCTTATTTTCGTGATGTAGACACACAAACCGCAGAAGTACGCTTTGTATCATCAGACAGTGCCGCGTTATTTGATGGCGCGACCGCTTGGACGCTTGGCGCTTTTTATAAAACCAGCGAAGAAGATTTGTTACGACAGTACACCTATGCTTCAGGTGATTTCACCAGTGTGTATGAACCTACCACCAAAGCAGTATATTTACAGACTGAATCTACGCTTACCAATAGCCTAACGTTAGTGGCAGGGTTACGTGTAGAAAATTATGGTTTTGACTACTCAGATAACAATGGCCTTGAAAGTAGTCATGATACTACGATGACAGGCGGGAAAGTGGCATTGCAGTACACCGCTCGGAACCACTTTTACTACGCCAGTATTTCTCGCGGTTACAAAGGGGCAGGGTACAACCCTGACGAACGAGTATCAGATGATCAGCGATTCTTTGATGAAGAATACAACTGGAATTATGAGCTTGGTGTTAAAGGACCTTTGCTAATACCAGAACTTACCATGCGAGCCGCCCTTTTCTATATGGATAGGGACGATACGCAAGTGAGTAATTTTGATGTTCAAATTCGAGAAGACGGCACACCTGATTTTATCGACATTATAGACAACGCTGATATAGGCACTAACAAAGGTGCTGAGCTAGAGTTAAGTTGGCTGGTAGATGCAAACTGGACCATGAACATGAGTTTAGGTTACCTAGATGCTACCTTTGAAGATTATACGCTGACCGACGGCACTGTGATTGAAGAACAGCGCCAAGCACAAGCACCTAAATATACGGCTAACTTATTTAGTGAGTTATCTATCACTGATGATGTGCTCTGGCGTATTGATATCGACTTTAAAGACAGTTATCGCTTTTCTGATGGGCATGACGTAGAGGCCCCTTCGACCACGTTAGTGAACAGTGAAATTGTATGGTTTTCCAATGATTGGCAAACTAGCGTGTGGGTTAAAAATGCCTTCGACAATGAGTATTACACCAGAGGTTTTGGTGGATTCAGTAACGATCCTCGTGATGAGTATGCGTTTGCAGAACCTTACTATCAATTAGGTAATGGCCGCCAGTTCGGCGTTACCGTTAAATACGAATTCTAG
- a CDS encoding GNAT family N-acetyltransferase: MAPPELTQWLFNPFYSQARDTEHRRLLVLTGDYEWVNQRLTSLLSDIPPSLIVKEIGGETSLLRKHLLGNECDIGVVHSHQGFNPGNMMAIAGTIRWGGCLILCCPALASWHLHAKHTHLSHGFKATQSLYIKRLVAIIKSNADVAVWDGNHRHIPDLVGSDAPDSSNNVNPIEPEGSIYPRVSKNAQATQPLGDDETRKPQFKSLDQQLAFDCLTNRWSQDIRKAVITAPRGRGKSALVGLFVASRLNKGEKVAITSAIRDNTTTLFKHIRLGMGLLNSEDKDQAGQSSDCTANPPDSNDTEPDAAKSATKENFSIKKGGSAQWLAPDNPTLINGDFDLLIIDEAASFPLPVLKLLIGAHDNYVITTTLQGYEGSGQGFMQRMLPAFETEGAVHLSLRTPLRWPKHDKLENLIHNICLFEGTESLNTVSDAPRQVLQEVSRQAPQEVPREVPIEVPHKPSTNKCSNDYRMGLVSALSEHQLQSVMQLLATAHYQTTPDDFMRLCDSPDIILFTEWNASRLTAAAVINCEGGEVLADVQKGIADGSRRPKGHLGAQRLTLLTAHPETAAYRYWRINRIAVAPYLQGQGIGTGLIRFIKSQALSQDIDALTSSYGTSYKLNKFWQQCGFKLVDMGEKPNKASGETSALVVKAISERYRPQQEILSCLFAYSQKNESVLLSALPDIVRKTLMKKLQHFVNATRPLNQVGFAINALAAELSVSNKYISNAEKSTKMPTKMCKNETEAVTPQLLLLLGSSPLPTNQLIQLLNVSGRKALTDALRKKVRYLLSCVMT, translated from the coding sequence ATGGCGCCACCGGAATTAACTCAATGGTTGTTTAACCCTTTTTATTCGCAAGCACGAGATACCGAGCATCGACGTCTACTCGTGCTTACTGGCGATTATGAATGGGTTAACCAGCGTTTAACGTCTCTTTTGAGCGATATTCCCCCTTCACTTATCGTTAAAGAAATAGGCGGGGAGACCTCACTCCTTCGTAAACATCTGCTAGGTAATGAATGCGATATTGGGGTGGTACACTCACATCAAGGGTTTAATCCGGGAAATATGATGGCCATTGCAGGCACTATTCGTTGGGGTGGGTGTCTCATTTTATGCTGCCCTGCGTTAGCCTCTTGGCATTTACACGCCAAACATACTCATCTATCTCACGGGTTTAAAGCAACCCAAAGCCTTTATATAAAAAGGCTTGTCGCAATAATAAAAAGCAATGCAGACGTAGCTGTATGGGATGGTAACCATCGCCATATCCCCGATTTAGTGGGGAGCGATGCGCCTGATTCATCAAACAATGTAAACCCGATTGAACCCGAAGGCTCGATTTATCCGAGAGTCTCAAAAAATGCACAAGCAACTCAGCCACTAGGTGATGATGAAACCCGCAAACCACAGTTTAAATCACTGGATCAACAGCTGGCATTTGACTGCCTAACAAATAGGTGGTCGCAAGATATTCGTAAAGCTGTCATCACAGCGCCTAGGGGCAGAGGAAAGTCTGCGCTGGTAGGGCTGTTTGTTGCTTCAAGACTGAATAAAGGCGAGAAAGTAGCTATCACAAGCGCCATTCGTGACAACACTACCACCCTTTTCAAGCATATTCGCCTAGGCATGGGTTTACTTAATTCAGAGGACAAAGACCAAGCAGGTCAGTCTAGTGACTGCACTGCTAATCCCCCTGATAGTAATGACACTGAGCCAGACGCGGCTAAATCGGCCACTAAAGAGAATTTTAGTATTAAGAAAGGCGGTAGCGCACAGTGGCTTGCACCAGATAACCCCACGCTTATTAATGGTGACTTTGACTTACTTATTATTGATGAAGCAGCATCCTTCCCCTTGCCTGTTCTTAAGTTGTTAATTGGTGCTCATGATAACTATGTGATCACCACGACATTGCAGGGATACGAAGGGAGTGGGCAAGGCTTTATGCAACGCATGCTACCTGCTTTTGAAACTGAAGGCGCTGTACACCTTTCATTGCGCACACCGCTGCGCTGGCCTAAGCACGATAAGCTAGAAAACCTGATACATAATATTTGCTTATTTGAAGGTACAGAATCATTAAATACTGTCAGTGATGCACCGCGGCAAGTATTACAAGAAGTATCGCGGCAAGCACCGCAAGAAGTACCAAGAGAAGTACCGATAGAAGTACCGCATAAACCATCGACAAATAAATGTAGCAATGACTACAGGATGGGTTTGGTGTCTGCATTATCAGAACACCAATTACAGAGTGTTATGCAACTGTTGGCCACTGCCCACTATCAGACCACACCCGATGACTTCATGCGGCTCTGTGACAGCCCAGATATCATATTGTTCACCGAATGGAATGCAAGTCGTTTAACCGCAGCTGCAGTAATAAATTGTGAAGGCGGCGAGGTTTTAGCTGATGTACAAAAAGGGATTGCAGATGGTTCCCGCCGGCCTAAAGGACATTTAGGTGCGCAAAGGCTTACGCTACTCACGGCCCATCCGGAGACTGCAGCTTATCGTTATTGGCGAATAAACCGCATAGCAGTAGCTCCTTATCTTCAAGGCCAAGGTATAGGTACAGGCCTTATACGCTTTATTAAATCGCAAGCCCTTTCACAAGACATTGATGCACTGACAAGCTCCTATGGCACCTCTTATAAGCTTAATAAGTTTTGGCAACAATGCGGATTCAAACTTGTGGATATGGGTGAAAAACCTAACAAAGCAAGTGGAGAGACTAGTGCGTTGGTGGTAAAAGCCATATCTGAACGCTATCGGCCGCAACAAGAAATACTATCTTGCTTGTTTGCCTATAGCCAAAAAAACGAAAGCGTACTTTTGAGTGCCTTACCGGATATCGTAAGAAAAACGCTAATGAAAAAGCTACAGCATTTTGTGAATGCTACTAGGCCGCTAAACCAAGTTGGTTTTGCGATAAACGCGCTGGCCGCTGAGCTATCTGTATCTAATAAGTATATTAGCAATGCTGAAAAGTCTACGAAGATGCCAACTAAGATGTGTAAGAATGAAACTGAAGCAGTTACACCTCAACTTCTTTTATTACTTGGCTCATCCCCCCTCCCCACTAATCAGCTTATTCAGCTGTTAAACGTAAGTGGTCGTAAGGCATTAACCGACGCACTAAGAAAAAAAGTACGCTATTTGTTGTCCTGTGTAATGACCTGA
- the rimI gene encoding ribosomal protein S18-alanine N-acetyltransferase — protein MHIQLVSDSSSAGALAQAYGIHEASQFKPWSYDTFADCTTAPYFGVLAIKDDQVVGYALVLEVVDEATLMDIAVDKRHRQEGIGRTLVDYVKQHAQQNKMSSMWLEVRASNVGAINLYENAGFEHIEVRKGYYQTAKGKEDAKIMKASF, from the coding sequence TTGCATATCCAATTAGTTTCAGATTCAAGTAGTGCTGGCGCATTAGCGCAAGCCTACGGTATTCACGAAGCGTCCCAATTCAAACCTTGGTCATATGACACGTTTGCTGATTGCACAACGGCTCCTTATTTCGGTGTCCTTGCCATAAAAGACGATCAAGTAGTGGGTTACGCACTGGTACTTGAAGTGGTTGATGAAGCTACTTTAATGGATATTGCGGTAGACAAGCGTCACCGCCAAGAAGGGATAGGGCGGACGTTAGTGGACTATGTAAAACAACACGCTCAGCAAAACAAAATGTCGTCCATGTGGTTAGAAGTTCGAGCCAGTAATGTTGGGGCAATTAACCTTTACGAAAATGCTGGTTTTGAACATATCGAAGTAAGAAAAGGCTATTACCAAACGGCTAAGGGCAAAGAAGACGCCAAAATAATGAAGGCTTCATTCTAA
- a CDS encoding DMT family transporter, whose translation MGLITVCLQYIPAGTASILIYTTPLWMLVIDTLWYRQRPTAKRLLLTSTSTLGVAMILFAPGAWLPLFGMLLASGLWAVSIRRVSFHKWHGSVIDAVFWQFALAGVVMLAVACVIEGVPNFSEYGWRGWLSLSYIGPIATGLGFGLMVSAGPKLPPERIVLISTLTPIIGYVSSVILLGETLLPMVIVGASVMLCALTLNALPKSALKKLISKVPGQTK comes from the coding sequence ATGGGGTTAATTACGGTTTGTTTGCAATATATTCCAGCAGGTACGGCGAGTATTCTAATTTACACCACACCATTGTGGATGTTAGTCATTGATACCTTGTGGTATCGACAGCGTCCTACAGCAAAACGATTATTACTAACCAGCACATCCACATTAGGTGTGGCTATGATCTTGTTTGCACCTGGAGCTTGGTTACCTTTGTTTGGCATGCTGTTAGCATCAGGGCTATGGGCAGTGTCTATAAGGCGTGTATCATTTCACAAATGGCATGGCAGTGTTATTGATGCGGTGTTTTGGCAGTTCGCGTTGGCCGGTGTGGTAATGCTAGCTGTTGCGTGTGTCATCGAGGGTGTCCCCAATTTTTCTGAATACGGCTGGCGAGGCTGGTTGTCACTATCTTACATTGGGCCAATTGCCACGGGCTTAGGTTTTGGTCTTATGGTCTCTGCTGGGCCTAAACTGCCTCCCGAACGCATAGTACTTATTAGCACATTAACGCCTATTATTGGCTACGTCAGCTCGGTGATTCTACTCGGTGAAACTTTGCTGCCAATGGTGATTGTTGGCGCCAGCGTTATGCTTTGTGCGCTGACCCTCAATGCGTTGCCAAAGTCGGCATTAAAAAAATTGATATCAAAGGTGCCCGGGCAAACTAAATAA
- a CDS encoding LPS biosynthesis choline kinase produces MKPETIIPLLKEALNLSDSATVERHPAGLVNQVYHLKDGTRGFAVKWVGEDAFSGIDRFHQFVLQQQLAERGIAPEPVWLSDDELIWVEQWEEEADPHPSIRSPEALASVLARVHRLPITARPLNLFSRWLHYMHAAGLKEGDTLFDQAIQLRASLVKSEGNTDDYVLCHNDLLAHHVVRDSTPFIVDWEYSAMGNRYFDVAGCAKINAMSEIQTQALAIAYAKEVGKDESEVLSQVQLHMEIVNVTNDLWQAALEANKQTAG; encoded by the coding sequence ATGAAACCGGAAACTATCATTCCGCTTTTGAAAGAAGCACTTAATTTATCTGATTCGGCCACAGTGGAACGTCACCCTGCAGGCTTGGTGAATCAGGTATATCATTTGAAAGACGGTACGCGTGGGTTTGCGGTTAAATGGGTGGGAGAAGATGCTTTCAGCGGCATCGACAGATTCCATCAATTTGTATTGCAACAGCAACTTGCAGAGCGAGGCATTGCACCAGAGCCTGTTTGGTTAAGCGATGATGAATTAATTTGGGTAGAGCAATGGGAAGAAGAAGCCGATCCTCATCCCAGTATTCGTTCACCCGAAGCGTTAGCATCAGTACTTGCCCGTGTGCATAGGCTGCCTATCACCGCTAGACCACTCAACTTATTTTCTCGTTGGTTGCACTACATGCATGCCGCTGGTTTAAAAGAGGGAGATACGCTTTTCGACCAGGCGATTCAACTTCGCGCAAGCTTAGTGAAAAGTGAAGGCAACACAGACGACTATGTACTGTGTCACAACGACTTACTTGCTCATCATGTGGTACGTGATTCCACGCCTTTCATTGTTGATTGGGAGTACTCCGCCATGGGTAATCGTTATTTCGATGTAGCAGGGTGTGCAAAGATAAACGCAATGAGCGAAATACAAACACAGGCATTAGCCATCGCCTATGCAAAAGAAGTCGGTAAAGATGAAAGTGAGGTCTTATCGCAAGTTCAGCTACACATGGAAATCGTTAACGTGACTAACGATTTGTGGCAGGCAGCCCTTGAGGCTAACAAGCAAACTGCTGGCTAA
- a CDS encoding energy transducer TonB, producing MLRIIVSIFLGAGVAFALFVLMAKLIENSARPADEVPEAPVIDIVMQEPDDQTQTRQRVPPPPPPPPQQPPKMELVEPEAAEPDADGFSLAIPAIDTGGVGVNIGGVGAMQRDGDATPIVRIDPKYPPDAARDGREGWVRLSFTINEIGGVDDIEVIEAEPKRVFDREARRALRKWKYKPKIVDGKAVKQTGMFVQLDFKLEQ from the coding sequence ATGTTACGTATAATTGTATCTATATTCTTAGGTGCTGGTGTTGCATTTGCCCTGTTCGTACTTATGGCTAAGTTGATTGAAAACTCAGCCAGACCTGCGGACGAAGTACCTGAAGCACCGGTAATCGATATTGTGATGCAGGAACCAGACGATCAGACGCAAACGCGTCAACGTGTTCCGCCTCCACCTCCACCTCCGCCTCAACAGCCTCCTAAAATGGAGCTTGTTGAGCCAGAAGCAGCTGAACCGGATGCAGATGGCTTTAGCCTAGCAATCCCAGCTATTGATACGGGTGGTGTTGGTGTAAACATTGGTGGTGTTGGCGCTATGCAGCGTGATGGCGATGCTACTCCAATCGTTCGTATCGATCCGAAATATCCGCCTGATGCAGCCCGTGATGGCCGTGAAGGTTGGGTAAGATTGTCTTTCACTATCAATGAAATTGGTGGTGTAGACGACATCGAAGTAATTGAAGCTGAACCTAAGCGTGTATTCGACCGTGAGGCACGACGTGCATTACGTAAGTGGAAATACAAGCCTAAGATTGTTGACGGCAAAGCTGTTAAGCAAACTGGCATGTTCGTACAGCTAGACTTTAAACTGGAGCAATGA
- a CDS encoding EamA family transporter, producing MSSALPAPSVQAKGIKMLFVSVLCLGLSWPAMKLGLDSVSAYWMVALRLLFALPVIALFVFITKKRLPTFSRPDRAGYLYGSGGTVYWLYGVNYGLFAIYSSRYGEYSNLHHTIVDVSH from the coding sequence ATGTCTTCTGCGTTGCCAGCTCCGTCCGTTCAAGCCAAGGGCATTAAAATGCTGTTTGTTTCAGTGTTGTGCTTAGGCTTAAGTTGGCCAGCAATGAAACTAGGCTTAGATTCCGTAAGTGCGTATTGGATGGTAGCACTTAGGCTATTATTTGCGTTACCTGTTATCGCCTTATTTGTGTTTATCACCAAAAAACGATTACCTACTTTTTCACGCCCAGACCGCGCGGGTTATCTTTACGGTAGCGGTGGTACAGTTTATTGGCTCTATGGGGTTAATTACGGTTTGTTTGCAATATATTCCAGCAGGTACGGCGAGTATTCTAATTTACACCACACCATTGTGGATGTTAGTCATTGA